The Mytilus galloprovincialis chromosome 4, xbMytGall1.hap1.1, whole genome shotgun sequence genome contains a region encoding:
- the LOC143072221 gene encoding neoverrucotoxin subunit beta-like: MEEKEIPALGRPFKLGMLYDCRTNNLLSNTAIWDENSIESYTASQPQPLCDFDFTAEDTISAKTSFLDINADLKLSVFFGMFKVHGSAKYLENHRKYTRQSRVSFKYRCRTHFKEFQLKEIMSDRHLHPGVLDLENATHVVAGILYGVDAIFVFDRNTTDKEDELQINKKLEAMVKFLPKVSSGSNSEEGKQKLLDKVEITYHGDIPLDSEPKSFEEAITAFKTLPSKIGKKGENCVPMNVLLYPLHKLTNKTVTLNKPLGVTLVNQIQDKFEKIEVLKMKCNDLTVRPTCEYDEKYRQKVDEMKATVEKSKQMLKSQLAREVIALTSTDLVKGNVKNLLDEYDNSSTSPERLDNNLSEMRTVINVLDTCVRKIPSSSINSQSNTQNIGKFELPPIELFLGDLETDDNCNAARRKQSIRSNISSIRKTVKKDINMFVSKFTDKESNHFELSYPLRPGKPSVIRRHDDTIEVSWLVPPNVLDDYSYEVSYRTRPSGNWTVWPYRLSHPYVRWSKYGWFTETYYFFRVRCICCGVFGQYSEISDPFLTLTDQCIIS, translated from the exons ATGGAAGAAAAAGAAATTCCAGCCTTAGGCAGACCTTTTAAACTAGGAATGCTGTATGACTGTCGAACCAACAATTTATTGTCAAACACAGCAATATGGGATGAAAATAGCATAGAATCATACACTGCTTCACAACCTCAACCTCT gtgtgattttgattttactgCAGAAGATACGATATCTGCAAAAACCTCATTCTTGGATATCAATGCTGATCTTAAGCTAAGCGTTTTCTTTGGTATGTTTAAAGTTCATGGATCAGCTAAATACTTAGAAAATCACAGAAAATACACACGACAATCACGTGTATCATTCAAATACAGATGTAGAACTCATTTCAAAGAAtttcaattaaaagaaataatgtCTGATCGGCATTTACATCCAGGAGTCCTTGATTTAGAAAATGCCACTCACGTGGTTGCTGGTATTCTATATGGGGTAGATGCTATATTCGTATTTGACAGAAACACGACTGATAAAGAAGATGAATTGCAAATTAACAAAAAACTCGAAGCAATGGTTAAATTTCTACCGAAAGTTTCAAGTGGATCAAATTCAGAAGAAGGAAAACAAAAGCTACTGGATAAGGTTGAAATAACATATCATGGTGATATTCCGCTGGATTCCGAACCTAAATCATTTGAAGAAGCCATTACAGCTTTTAAAACGTTACCTTCTAAAATAGGGAAAAAGGGAGAAAACTGTGTACCAATGAATGTACTGTTATATCCCTTGCATAAGCTTACAAATAAGACAGTTACCCTGAACAAGCCTCTTGGTGTGACGCTTGTCAATCAAATTCAGGATAAATTTGAGAAAATAGAAGTCCTAAAAATGAAATGCAACGATCTTACGGTCAGACCTACATGTGAATACGATGAGAAATATCGACAAAAAGTAGATGAAATGAAAGCCACTGTTGAAAAATCTAAACAGATGCTCAAGAGTCAGCTCGCTCGTGAAGTTATCGCTTTAACATCAACAGATTTAGTAAAGGGAAACGTCAAGAACCTCTTAGATGAATACGACAATTCATCAACAAGTCCTGAGAGGTTAGATAACAACTTGTCAGAAATGAGAACAGTTATAAATGTTCTTGACACATGCGTTAGAAAAATTCCTTCTTCCAGTATTAATAGTCAGTCGAATACACAGAATATTGGAAAATTTGAATTACCACCAATTGAATTATTTTTAGGTGACCTAGAAACAGATGATAATTGTAATGCTGCACGGCGTAAACAATCAATAAGGAGTAACATCTCAAGCATAAGAAAAACCGTGAAAAAGGACATAAATATGTTCGTTTCAAAATTTACTGATAAAGAAAGTAATCATTTTGAACTTTCATATCCACTGAGACCAGGCAAACCGTCAGTAATAAGAAGACACGATGATACAATCGAAGTTTCATGGCTGGTTCCGCCGAATGTTCTTGATGATTATTCTTACGAGGTGTCATATCGAACTCGTCCCAGCGGTAATTGGACAGTCTGGCCATATCGGTTAAGCCATCCTTACGTGAGATGGTCCAAGTATGGTTGGTTTACCGAAACTTACTACTTTTTTAGAGTTAGGTGCATATGTTGTGGTGTATTCGGACAATACAGCGAAATTTCGGATCCATTTCTGACTCTTACAGACCAATGTATCATTTCATGA